From the genome of Xyrauchen texanus isolate HMW12.3.18 chromosome 7, RBS_HiC_50CHRs, whole genome shotgun sequence:
TACAAGAAAATCCCCCAGTTCAAATATGACATGCTTTCCATGATTCCAACAGATTTATTGATGCTCAAAGTGGGATACAACAATCCTGAACTTCGTTTAAACCGTCTCTTCAAAATGGCTCGTTTGTTTGAGTTTTTTGACCGCACAGAAACCAGAACAAACTATCCAAACATTTTTCGTATCAGCAACCTTGTACTTTACATCCTGATTATTATTCACTGGAACGCTTgcattttttttgccatttccaaAACTATAGGCTTCGGGACTGACACATGGGTCTATCCAAACATCAGCCACCCTGAATATGGCCGTTTGGCCAGAAAATACATCTACTGTCTATACTGGTCCACTCTCACCCTTACCACCATTGGAGAAACTCCACCACCAGTTAGAGACATTgaatatttgtttgtggttgctGACTTCCTCATTGGTGTGTTGATTTTTGCTACCATCGTTGGTAACGTTGGTGCCATGATCTCCAACATGAATGCTTCTCGAGCTGAATTCCAGGCAAAGATCGATTCTATCAAGCAATACATGCAGTTCCGTAAGGTCAGCAAAGATTTGGAGGCTAGGGTCATCAAATGGTTCGACTACCTTTGGACGGAGAAGAAAACGTGTGATGAGAAGGAAGTCTTAAAGAACCTCCCAGACAAACTCAAAGCTGAGATTGCCATCAACGTCCATttagacacactgaagaaggTGCGAATCTTCCAGGATTGCGAAGCTGGACTGCTTATTGAGTTGGTGTTGAAGCTTCAGCCTCAGGTGTTCAGTCCTGGAGATTACATATGTAAGAAGGGTGACATAGGACGAGAAATGTACATCATCAAAGAAGGAAAGCTTGCTGTGGTGGCTGATGATGGTATCACACAGTTTGTGGTGCTCAGTGATGGTGCTTACTTTGGAGAAATCAGTATCCTTGGAATAAAAGGCAGTAAAGCTGGAAACAGAAGAACGGCGAACATTCGTAGTGTTGGCTACTCTGACCTTTTTGCCCTGTCTAAAGATGACCTCATGGAAGCACTTACGGAATACCCTGATGCCAAAAAAGCCCTGGAGGAGAAAGGAAAGGCCATCTTAAGGAAGGACAACCTTCTTGATGAGGCTGTGGCAGCCGCAGGCGCGGATCCCAAAGATCTGGAGGATAAGATTCAACGCCTGGAAGGCAACATTGATATTATGACTACCAAATTTGCCAAACTCATGGCAGAGTACACGTCTTACCAGAGCAAGATCAAACAAAGGATCGCTAACATGgagaacaaagtgaaaacaataCGAGTGGAGGATCTGTCTGAAGTGGTCGAGGACAAAAAGGAagaagacaaaaagacaaaataatcaAGTTGACATATATGAAAGCAGCACAGACTTTGGGGTTAAAGGAGTTTTCCTATGTAAATTTTTCTTAATATATGacaatacttttaaaatgtttatacttatttatacattttaaatatgacattttaataatTGCCCTATATTACATGACATTTATTCAATACATGCAGTATGGAACAGCTTAAATgacatttattaacataaaatgCAGGATCGTATTTATCCATCCCAGGACAGTCACTCTTGCATGCTATttcaaaaaaatctgtttttatgaCAAAGGCACTCACACTTTATCAGGGCTACACTTGCAATTTAGGCAACGGAGTAACACTCTACTTGATTAATTTAGCAAAACTGTGATATCGAATTTAATTGATTCAAAATTAATATGTACTTTTACAATGTTCTGATTCTGTTCATTGAGCAATCACATTATTCCAATTGTATTGCTAATGGTGTTGCTCTCAGAAAAGCAAGACCTTAACAACATGGACTGTTCAAAATCATCCCCAactcaacaaacacaaaaacaaaatgtttttagtatGCTAAGAGCATTAAGATTTTCATGTGTTCTTTAATAAACATTTGAACATCTACTGTGTGTCTGTTAAAATAGtagcaaattaattttaaatgaaaaaaaaaatgtaaagaagaTATACAGATGATTGTAATAGACTAGAAAAGTGTGTTTTAAGTGAACATATAATGTTAGGGATCATTAACTGTACTTAGAAAAGTAACCTGGCTTTGCAAGAAAAGTCATATAACATCAAGAGCAGATCAGTGCAGAATGGCTCAGGTCTGGACAGGGTTAGGAATCCCTTAACTGTAGATGTATGTAACTGAACTTAAAGCAGCCTCATAAAACTCGGACTTATACAGGAAGAAGTGAAGAGCTTGAATATGTGTAAAGAATAACTATTGATTAATTTTCATAAACAAAAGGCCAGTCTGATGCAAAACACCAGATCACTCCTAAAAAAGCACTAGATTGAATCATAAAAAAGATCAGAATATCAAAGTTCAGGAAAGAGCTTTGTTTCTATGGACTGTAGGTGGAAGGTACAATGTAAGGGAGAAAAACTTTCCATTTGGACATTTAGAAAAGTACTGGATGGTGGATCCGCTGCTCACTATAGCATATCTGAAACCCATGATTTTTAGCCTTTCAGACATACATAGAAAATAGCCATTTCTAGTTTCAATTCCACCACAGAAGAACTGAAAGCTGCAACATGTCATCTCTGCATCACATTTTCACACttggttgtttgtttttcagttttgaATTTATTTAAGAATAACTTGAAACAATCAAATGTTTTCATTCTCAATATCAAGTTCAGTTTCCCACTTATATGTTAGCGCCATCAGCAGTGGAACAAACCACAGTCACATTTAATATGCAAgagggaaaaagaaaaacaaacaaaaaatgtagaGGGCATTGCTAAAGTGGGTTTCCAGCTATGCCCTGAGAAACCGGAGCGGCAATTCTCAGCATAAAAGTTTGGCACAACAAGATAGTGGTACAATTTTGAGCCAAATTCCCCTCATTTTCATCCAACAGTATAGCAATTTGGGCCAGAAAATGCAGAGCAAAAATAAAGCAACTAAAATATAACCATAGATCCTTCATGGGGCACTTTCTTTTAGCTTTCATTGACTAAAAGCCTGCCATCTTGAATTAAAACAGAATACAAAACGAAACACTTCGAGGAAGTTAGGCTTTGCAAGAGTCTTATGAAAGGGTTCAATTTCTCTTTTTTAACACCACTAAATTTTTGTCAGGGGTGCACAGCAAGAGTAGACTGATAGCTAACAGatcaaatagagagagagagagagaaaaaaaggaaaaatagagCAGAGATCTGAAGCAAAATGCAGAACACTGGCCAAAATGGAGCAGCATAACTTGCCAAGAGGCATTACAAACAATGCAGTTCCTCAATAAATACAGATTCCTGAAAAATCTAATCGAGACTGGAGCTGCTCTGTACCTTTGAAAGCATTGCTGCAAGTGCATATGGACTAGGGAAGACCTATTAAACATGATGGAAAAAAATGGCAAAGGGCTGACGACAATAAAAAAAGCTAAGAGACATTCTGAATTTTGAGTTAAGTGCACTTTCACAGTTCAACCATAATATGACAACAAACTTCCACCTCCTCTATTTgatctttttgtttcattaagttTAAATGGTGATCAGTCCTgcaggtgttgaaaatgtctaaCCGTCCCTCCTTTATATGAACTGACACCAATGAGTGAATCGATTTCCTGGCAGACATGACAGAAGAGATAGTatcccttaaaataaataatgcaatatcTCAGTGCATACAAAAAGGGAACCTTAACACTTACACAAGATGGAGCGAGCCAAGAGTTCAGTGTGGTTTTATCTACTATTTAGGCACAGGCTCACGGTCACCAGAACTTTTCCATTTTAACCTATTTCAAGTTGCCTTACATTTAAACTtgatatttactttttatttgttgatgtaGCTGATTTCTCCTTTGATGGACAAATGAAACCTCTGAGGGTGAGAGAGTTCTTTTGCAGATCCCGATTCCTCAGAGCATGCCGAAGCCTTTGGCGTATGTGATGGCTTTAAGAAGTCTCTCTTTTAGTTTCTCCTTGGTGGAGTATTCAGGGAGGAGCAGCACATTGAAGCAAGTATGAGAGGTGGGTAACCTGATCATATGAAGAAAAAAGGTAGAGAAAAATGTTTACCATGTATCCGACATTTACTCAGATGAGTGTGGTAAAACTGTAACTATGATTAAATGATACTGTATGTAACATGAGTCGTAGctcagtttgtaaaaaaataaaattacaaaaaatacagaaataaaatttaaatggaaGTGTATGGGGCAACTGTTGGTTGAATGGTTGCCCCATAGACCTCCATTTTAAGTGCATCATTGACAACATATTTAAGTTTGCTTTTACGTGATTTTTTTCTGATCATGTATTTATGTTTGTAGCTTTTCTGCTTGCAATTGTTTTGAGAAAAActttaacttttaactttaacAAGGAGTTTGATTTTCCTTTATTTAATCACAGAGAAAGGTTGAAAAGTAGagttattccatgtcaaatcaaccaaatttcagaatctttagaaatgtttgattttgttgataaacaaatgatgatgaaagccaaaatattaaatgccatggatctttatttattgactaatccattattttgtaggtGGGGCTCAAATTCTTACTAAGTATATTTTTGGAAATTTCtagttttaacattatttgtacttaagacctttgttttgttgaaCAAGGAAAACTAGTTTCATACCACGTGACCCAGATTCGGTTTTCAACCATTCAAAATTggttaaatgtaacaattcatgGATGTAACCACATTGAGACACACATATCTCTGAGATTTAAACATATAAGGCCttgaaagaagaagaataaaaaagG
Proteins encoded in this window:
- the LOC127646380 gene encoding cyclic nucleotide-gated channel cone photoreceptor subunit alpha-like isoform X1, translating into MDPATDRYYRWLSVIAAPVFYNLMMLVTRSVHISNEINNLRCVDRCAMCIIVHICCRACFNELQNSYTTLWMILDFTSDVIYYTDTFVRSRTGFLEQGLLVKDAKKLMDHYKKIPQFKYDMLSMIPTDLLMLKVGYNNPELRLNRLFKMARLFEFFDRTETRTNYPNIFRISNLVLYILIIIHWNACIFFAISKTIGFGTDTWVYPNISHPEYGRLARKYIYCLYWSTLTLTTIGETPPPVRDIEYLFVVADFLIGVLIFATIVGNVGAMISNMNASRAEFQAKIDSIKQYMQFRKVSKDLEARVIKWFDYLWTEKKTCDEKEVLKNLPDKLKAEIAINVHLDTLKKVRIFQDCEAGLLIELVLKLQPQVFSPGDYICKKGDIGREMYIIKEGKLAVVADDGITQFVVLSDGAYFGEISILGIKGSKAGNRRTANIRSVGYSDLFALSKDDLMEALTEYPDAKKALEEKGKAILRKDNLLDEAVAAAGADPKDLEDKIQRLEGNIDIMTTKFAKLMAEYTSYQSKIKQRIANMENKVKTIRVEDLSEVVEDKKEEDKKTK
- the LOC127646380 gene encoding cyclic nucleotide-gated channel cone photoreceptor subunit alpha-like isoform X2, whose protein sequence is MDPATDRYYRWLSVIAAPVFYNLMMLVTRACFNELQNSYTTLWMILDFTSDVIYYTDTFVRSRTGFLEQGLLVKDAKKLMDHYKKIPQFKYDMLSMIPTDLLMLKVGYNNPELRLNRLFKMARLFEFFDRTETRTNYPNIFRISNLVLYILIIIHWNACIFFAISKTIGFGTDTWVYPNISHPEYGRLARKYIYCLYWSTLTLTTIGETPPPVRDIEYLFVVADFLIGVLIFATIVGNVGAMISNMNASRAEFQAKIDSIKQYMQFRKVSKDLEARVIKWFDYLWTEKKTCDEKEVLKNLPDKLKAEIAINVHLDTLKKVRIFQDCEAGLLIELVLKLQPQVFSPGDYICKKGDIGREMYIIKEGKLAVVADDGITQFVVLSDGAYFGEISILGIKGSKAGNRRTANIRSVGYSDLFALSKDDLMEALTEYPDAKKALEEKGKAILRKDNLLDEAVAAAGADPKDLEDKIQRLEGNIDIMTTKFAKLMAEYTSYQSKIKQRIANMENKVKTIRVEDLSEVVEDKKEEDKKTK